A region from the Agrobacterium cucumeris genome encodes:
- a CDS encoding accessory factor UbiK family protein → MSTTGTNRILDEFAKLMTDAAGAAQGVRKEAEAALHAQADRWLNSLDVVKREEFDAVREMAIKARDENDALRARIEALEAKLSATND, encoded by the coding sequence ATGAGCACGACAGGCACCAACCGTATTCTGGATGAATTCGCCAAGCTGATGACCGATGCGGCCGGCGCGGCGCAGGGCGTGCGCAAGGAAGCGGAAGCCGCCCTTCATGCACAGGCCGATCGCTGGCTGAACAGTCTTGATGTCGTCAAGCGCGAGGAATTCGACGCGGTGCGTGAGATGGCCATCAAGGCGCGTGATGAAAACGACGCGCTGCGCGCCCGCATCGAGGCTCTGGAAGCAAAGCTTTCGGCCACTAACGACTGA
- a CDS encoding M24 family metallopeptidase, which produces MALHFELSEFDARRERLMAKMAEEKLDALLLFAQESMYWLTGYDTFGYCFFQTLVVKSDGSMTLLTRSADLRQARNTSIIENILIWVDRPNADPTLDLKNLLSDLDLLGAKIGVEYDTHGMTGRVARLLDNQLASFGQMVDASYLVSTLRLVKSPAEIAYARKAGQLADDALDAALPLIKAGADEAAILAAMQGAVLAGGGDYPANEFIIGSGADALLCRYKSGRRRLDTKDQLTLEWAGVSAHYHAAMMRTVVIGEQDFRQKELYSACLQNLTAIEDVLRPGKTFGDVFDVHARVMDERGLTRHRLNSCGYSLGARFSPSWMEHQMFHAGNPQEITSDMTLFVHMIVMDSDAGTAMTLGQTYLTTDGAPEPLSRHSLDLLTA; this is translated from the coding sequence ATGGCCCTGCACTTCGAGCTTTCGGAATTCGATGCCCGCCGCGAGCGGCTGATGGCGAAAATGGCGGAAGAGAAGCTGGATGCCCTGCTGCTTTTCGCGCAGGAAAGCATGTATTGGCTGACCGGTTACGACACCTTCGGCTACTGCTTCTTCCAGACGCTGGTGGTCAAGTCCGACGGCTCGATGACGTTGTTGACCCGCTCGGCCGACCTGCGCCAGGCGCGCAATACCTCGATCATCGAAAATATCCTCATCTGGGTCGACCGGCCCAATGCCGACCCGACGCTCGATCTTAAAAATCTCCTGAGTGACCTCGACCTGCTCGGCGCAAAGATCGGGGTGGAATACGATACCCACGGCATGACCGGCCGTGTTGCCCGGCTGCTGGACAACCAGCTTGCCAGCTTTGGCCAGATGGTTGACGCCTCATACCTCGTCAGCACGCTCAGGCTCGTCAAAAGCCCGGCCGAGATTGCTTATGCCCGCAAGGCCGGCCAACTGGCCGACGACGCCCTCGACGCCGCTCTGCCGCTCATCAAGGCCGGCGCGGACGAAGCCGCAATTCTTGCAGCGATGCAGGGCGCGGTTCTGGCGGGCGGCGGCGATTATCCCGCCAATGAATTCATCATCGGCTCCGGCGCGGATGCGCTGCTGTGCCGTTATAAATCCGGCCGCCGCAGGCTCGACACCAAGGACCAGCTGACGCTGGAATGGGCCGGCGTCAGCGCCCATTACCATGCCGCGATGATGCGCACGGTGGTAATCGGCGAACAGGATTTCCGCCAGAAGGAGCTTTACAGCGCCTGCCTGCAAAACCTCACCGCCATTGAGGATGTATTGCGGCCGGGCAAGACCTTCGGCGATGTCTTCGACGTGCATGCCCGCGTGATGGACGAGCGCGGGCTCACCCGCCACCGGCTGAACTCCTGCGGTTACTCGCTGGGAGCGCGCTTCTCCCCTTCCTGGATGGAGCATCAGATGTTCCATGCCGGCAATCCGCAGGAGATTACCAGCGACATGACGCTGTTCGTGCATATGATCGTGATGGACTCCGATGCCGGCACCGCCATGACGCTCGGCCAGACCTATCTGACCACCGACGGCGCTCCCGAGCCGCTCTCACGCCATAGCCTCGATCTTCTCACAGCTTAA
- a CDS encoding ArnT family glycosyltransferase, producing MQNAASMHDGAAALPYAQASQQRQWMTLALAAIVLVTVLRVLGLAFNRTDLFVDEAQYWLWGREMALGAYSKPPLIGWLIRAFSILGGGEGTFQVRLAAPVVHGIAAAAILVLGRMIYDVRLASLAAVVYLTLPAVTLGSLLISTDTPMMLFIVLSMICVRKLAQARSEGRAAVGWSLALGLCFGLGLMSKYAMIYFLPCFIAAGWLCMGWRIRLRDAGVAALVCVAVIAPNLWWNAAHDFMTARHTADNANWNGIQLKIGPALEFFFSQAGVVGPFVFVAMIVATFRAKSAETRALVALSVPIVLLITAQGLMSRALANWAVGAYAAGVLLAVPVLASRRWLTVSTLVLGGIVAVVLPVMTIAGTELRLPSGELAMKRYLGRSELVSTGFTRAKEAGADAIVASDRSILAELFYQLRDEKQALTRALPETGVPSSHYALLYPLKAGEAKNPLFLASMDGLPACLAGEAPVARWTAGPGFLDGREIGLWRLLPQCIPGGANGQ from the coding sequence ATGCAGAACGCCGCCAGCATGCATGACGGGGCAGCGGCTTTGCCCTATGCGCAGGCGAGCCAGCAGCGCCAGTGGATGACGCTGGCGCTTGCGGCCATCGTTTTGGTGACGGTGCTGCGCGTCCTCGGCCTTGCCTTCAATCGGACCGATCTGTTCGTCGACGAGGCGCAATATTGGCTGTGGGGTCGGGAGATGGCTCTCGGCGCCTATTCCAAACCGCCGTTGATCGGCTGGCTCATTCGTGCATTCAGCATTCTGGGCGGTGGCGAAGGTACTTTTCAGGTGCGGTTGGCTGCACCCGTGGTGCATGGCATCGCGGCGGCGGCCATCCTTGTTCTTGGACGGATGATCTACGATGTGAGGCTGGCTTCGCTCGCCGCCGTCGTCTATCTGACGTTGCCCGCCGTGACGCTCGGCAGCCTGCTGATTTCGACCGATACGCCGATGATGCTGTTCATCGTGTTGTCGATGATCTGCGTGCGCAAGCTGGCGCAAGCCCGCAGTGAGGGCAGGGCGGCAGTGGGTTGGAGCCTTGCGCTCGGTCTCTGTTTCGGCCTCGGCCTGATGTCGAAATATGCGATGATCTATTTTCTGCCCTGCTTCATCGCCGCCGGCTGGCTTTGCATGGGCTGGCGCATTCGGCTGCGGGACGCAGGCGTTGCCGCCCTTGTCTGCGTCGCTGTTATCGCTCCCAATCTGTGGTGGAATGCGGCACATGATTTCATGACCGCGCGCCATACGGCCGACAATGCCAACTGGAACGGCATTCAGCTGAAAATCGGTCCGGCGCTTGAGTTTTTCTTCTCGCAGGCGGGTGTTGTCGGGCCGTTCGTCTTCGTCGCCATGATCGTCGCGACCTTCCGGGCGAAGAGTGCCGAAACCCGGGCGCTGGTCGCCCTCTCTGTGCCGATCGTGCTGCTGATCACGGCGCAGGGTTTGATGTCGAGGGCGCTCGCCAACTGGGCTGTCGGAGCCTATGCCGCGGGTGTGCTTCTGGCGGTGCCGGTGCTGGCATCCCGGCGCTGGCTGACGGTCTCCACCCTCGTGCTCGGTGGCATCGTCGCCGTTGTGCTGCCCGTCATGACGATTGCCGGGACCGAACTGCGCCTGCCAAGCGGCGAGCTGGCGATGAAGCGTTATCTCGGTCGGTCGGAATTGGTGTCCACCGGTTTTACGCGGGCGAAAGAGGCGGGGGCGGACGCCATTGTCGCTTCCGATCGCTCCATATTGGCCGAGCTTTTTTATCAGCTGCGGGATGAAAAACAGGCGCTGACACGTGCATTGCCGGAAACCGGCGTGCCGTCCAGCCACTATGCGCTTCTTTATCCGCTGAAAGCCGGTGAGGCCAAAAATCCCCTGTTCCTGGCAAGCATGGATGGCCTGCCGGCCTGCCTTGCCGGTGAGGCGCCGGTTGCGCGCTGGACTGCCGGGCCGGGCTTCCTCGACGGCAGGGAAATCGGGCTGTGGCGCCTGCTGCCGCAGTGCATTCCGGGAGGCGCTAATGGACAATGA
- a CDS encoding ribose-phosphate pyrophosphokinase, with protein sequence MKVFAGNSNRHLAEAICKYLNVPLGNATVKRFADQEIFVEISENVRGEDVFVVQSTSFPANDHLMELLIMIDAMRRSSAKRITAVLPYFGYARQDRKAGPRTPISAKLVANLITEAGADRVLTLDLHAGQIQGFFDIPTDNLFAAPILARDIKEHYDTNNVMVVSPDVGGVVRARALSKRLDCLLAIVDKRRDRPGESEVMNVIGDVSGKDCILIDDIIDSGGTLCNAAEALLKKGATSVTAYITHGVLSGGAVARVASSKLRELVITDSIQPTTGVQSAHNIRVISTAGLLGEAINRTAQEQSVSGLFD encoded by the coding sequence ATGAAGGTTTTCGCAGGCAATTCGAACCGGCACCTTGCCGAAGCGATCTGCAAGTATCTCAACGTTCCTCTCGGAAATGCCACCGTAAAGCGGTTTGCTGATCAGGAAATATTCGTAGAAATCAGTGAAAACGTACGTGGCGAGGACGTTTTCGTCGTTCAGTCCACATCGTTTCCGGCAAATGATCATCTGATGGAACTGCTCATCATGATTGATGCCATGCGCCGCTCCTCGGCAAAACGCATCACCGCGGTGCTTCCGTATTTCGGTTATGCCCGCCAGGATCGCAAGGCCGGCCCCCGCACACCGATTTCCGCCAAGCTCGTCGCCAACCTGATCACCGAAGCCGGCGCCGACCGCGTCTTGACGCTCGATCTTCATGCCGGCCAGATCCAGGGCTTTTTCGATATCCCGACCGACAATCTTTTCGCAGCCCCCATTCTGGCCCGCGACATCAAGGAACACTACGACACCAACAACGTCATGGTCGTTTCACCTGACGTCGGCGGCGTGGTGCGCGCCCGCGCCCTGTCAAAGCGTCTGGACTGTCTGCTGGCTATCGTTGACAAACGCCGCGACCGTCCGGGTGAATCCGAAGTCATGAACGTTATCGGTGATGTTTCCGGCAAGGATTGCATCCTGATCGACGATATCATCGATTCCGGCGGCACGCTTTGCAATGCGGCCGAAGCGCTGTTGAAGAAGGGCGCCACCAGCGTCACCGCCTATATTACCCACGGCGTGCTTTCCGGCGGCGCAGTTGCCCGCGTGGCTTCCTCGAAGCTGCGCGAACTCGTCATCACCGACAGTATCCAGCCCACCACCGGCGTGCAATCCGCGCATAATATCCGCGTCATCAGCACGGCGGGCCTGCTCGGCGAAGCGATCAACCGCACCGCGCAGGAACAGTCGGTGTCCGGCCTGTTCGACTGA
- a CDS encoding lipid-A-disaccharide synthase N-terminal domain-containing protein, producing MLHVNSWKEFLWVMTGFMGQMLFTMRFLVQWISSERANRSVIPVAFWYFSVLGGLVLLSYAVWRRDPVFIIGQASGLFIYARNLWLIHAERRQHA from the coding sequence ATGCTGCATGTGAACAGCTGGAAGGAATTTCTCTGGGTCATGACCGGCTTCATGGGCCAGATGCTGTTCACCATGCGTTTTCTGGTTCAGTGGATTTCGTCGGAACGGGCCAACCGTTCGGTCATCCCGGTGGCCTTCTGGTATTTTTCCGTTCTCGGCGGCCTTGTGCTGTTGTCCTATGCGGTTTGGCGTCGCGACCCGGTCTTCATCATCGGACAGGCGTCCGGCCTGTTCATCTATGCCCGAAATCTGTGGTTGATCCATGCAGAACGCCGCCAGCATGCATGA
- a CDS encoding glycosyltransferase family 2 protein: MFMQAFRAPSPATIDDVCATRADGCDGATLRSTPDFAVIVPMHNEEASVETLVAEIVAACQPVGQFEIVVVDDASSDRTADAVLALGDRYPMLRLVRHNRQGGQSAAIHSGVQAARAPVICMLDGDGQNPPDNLPALLAPLLAASAAGRLGLVAGQRVGRRDTLGKRLSSRFANGLRARILKDGTRDTGCGLKAFRRDAYLALPYFDHHHRYFPALFNRDGWQVAHVDVTHRARQHGNSHYTNIGRALVGIHDLIGVAWLLRRRKRASWAETFKTETSP; encoded by the coding sequence ATGTTCATGCAAGCTTTTCGCGCTCCATCTCCTGCCACTATCGATGATGTTTGCGCCACCCGCGCAGACGGATGTGACGGAGCCACTTTGCGATCGACGCCGGATTTCGCCGTTATCGTGCCCATGCACAATGAAGAAGCGAGTGTGGAAACGCTCGTGGCTGAGATCGTGGCTGCCTGCCAGCCGGTCGGCCAGTTCGAGATCGTCGTGGTGGATGACGCTTCCTCCGACCGCACGGCGGATGCCGTTCTTGCGCTCGGCGATCGCTATCCCATGCTGCGGCTGGTGCGGCACAACCGCCAGGGCGGGCAATCGGCCGCGATCCATAGCGGTGTGCAGGCGGCGCGCGCGCCTGTCATCTGCATGCTTGACGGCGACGGCCAGAACCCGCCGGATAATCTGCCGGCGCTTCTCGCGCCGCTTCTTGCCGCCAGTGCCGCCGGCCGCCTCGGGCTGGTGGCCGGCCAGCGCGTCGGCCGGCGCGATACGCTTGGAAAACGGCTTTCCTCACGCTTTGCCAATGGGCTTCGGGCGCGGATATTGAAGGACGGAACGCGCGATACCGGTTGCGGCCTCAAGGCCTTCCGCCGCGATGCCTATCTCGCCTTGCCCTATTTCGATCACCACCACCGCTATTTCCCGGCGCTGTTTAACCGCGACGGCTGGCAGGTCGCCCATGTCGATGTGACGCACCGGGCGCGGCAGCATGGCAATTCCCATTACACCAATATCGGCCGCGCGCTCGTCGGCATTCACGATCTGATCGGCGTCGCCTGGCTGTTGCGCCGGCGCAAGCGGGCAAGCTGGGCCGAAACTTTCAAAACGGAGACATCGCCGTGA
- the pgeF gene encoding peptidoglycan editing factor PgeF: MQNETLPLPIQSPLLAASGENRVRHGFFTRQGGVSSGLYQGLNVGLGSHDEPELVQENRRRVAQWFGLSAERLATVHQVHSPDVLVVDESYDGNRPQADAMVTATPGFVLGVLSADCGPILFADAEAGVVGAAHAGWKGALFGVLENTIETMTKLGASRERIVTSLGPSISQSNYEVGPEYVARFTDIDPVYADYFTAAEKQGHALFDLKRFTIDRLTKAGVRAENLGLCTYPDEERFYSYRRTTHRAEPDYGRQISAIAILED, from the coding sequence ATGCAGAACGAAACGCTGCCGCTCCCCATCCAGAGCCCCCTGCTCGCCGCCTCTGGTGAAAACCGTGTTCGCCACGGCTTCTTCACCCGGCAGGGCGGCGTCTCCTCAGGGCTTTATCAGGGTCTCAATGTCGGTCTCGGCTCGCATGACGAGCCGGAACTTGTGCAGGAAAACCGGCGGCGCGTGGCGCAATGGTTCGGCCTTTCGGCTGAACGCCTCGCCACCGTGCATCAGGTCCATTCCCCCGATGTTCTCGTGGTCGATGAAAGCTATGACGGCAACCGCCCGCAGGCCGATGCGATGGTGACGGCGACGCCGGGTTTCGTGCTCGGCGTCTTGAGCGCCGATTGCGGCCCGATCCTGTTTGCCGATGCCGAAGCCGGCGTCGTGGGCGCCGCCCATGCCGGCTGGAAGGGTGCATTGTTCGGCGTTCTCGAAAACACCATCGAGACCATGACAAAACTGGGTGCCAGCCGCGAGCGCATCGTCACCTCACTCGGCCCCTCCATCAGCCAGAGCAATTACGAGGTCGGGCCGGAATATGTGGCACGCTTCACCGATATCGATCCGGTTTACGCGGATTATTTCACCGCAGCCGAGAAGCAGGGCCACGCGCTTTTCGACCTCAAGCGGTTTACCATCGACCGCCTGACCAAAGCCGGCGTCAGGGCGGAAAATCTCGGCCTCTGCACCTATCCTGACGAAGAACGTTTTTATTCCTATCGCCGCACGACCCACCGCGCCGAACCCGATTACGGCCGGCAGATTTCCGCAATCGCAATTCTGGAGGACTGA
- the lgt gene encoding prolipoprotein diacylglyceryl transferase: protein MPFPNIDPIALSIGPLAIHWYGIAYVAGIMLGWFYARRLARTDRLWPNDTSPISAQHLDDFILWAAGGIVLGGRIGYILFYDLGAVAANPIRALEIWNGGMSFHGGLIGTTVAMILFARKNGIPVWSMFDVIAAVAPIGLLFGRIANFINGELWGRIADVPWAVVFPTGGPFARHPSQLYEAGLEGLVLVIILAIAIYAFRALKTPGVVTGIFVCGYALSRIFVEFFREPDAQIGYLAGNWLTMGMVLSTPMFLLGLWAVLRARRAAKIA, encoded by the coding sequence ATGCCCTTTCCCAATATCGATCCGATTGCGCTCTCCATCGGGCCTCTGGCGATCCACTGGTATGGCATTGCCTATGTCGCCGGCATCATGCTCGGCTGGTTTTATGCCCGTCGCCTTGCCCGCACGGATCGCCTGTGGCCAAACGATACGTCGCCGATCTCGGCGCAGCACCTTGATGATTTCATCCTGTGGGCAGCCGGCGGCATCGTGCTCGGCGGCCGCATCGGCTACATCCTGTTTTATGATCTCGGCGCCGTTGCCGCCAACCCGATCAGAGCGCTGGAAATATGGAACGGCGGCATGTCGTTCCATGGCGGCCTGATCGGCACCACCGTCGCCATGATCCTCTTTGCCCGCAAGAACGGCATCCCGGTCTGGAGCATGTTCGACGTCATTGCGGCCGTGGCACCCATCGGCCTGCTGTTCGGCCGCATCGCCAATTTCATCAATGGCGAATTGTGGGGGCGCATCGCCGATGTTCCGTGGGCAGTCGTGTTCCCGACCGGCGGCCCGTTTGCGCGGCACCCGAGCCAGCTTTATGAAGCCGGCCTGGAAGGCCTCGTGCTCGTCATCATTCTCGCCATTGCCATCTATGCCTTCAGGGCGCTGAAAACGCCCGGCGTCGTCACCGGCATCTTCGTCTGCGGTTACGCGCTGTCACGCATCTTCGTGGAATTCTTCCGCGAGCCGGATGCCCAGATCGGTTATCTCGCCGGTAACTGGCTGACCATGGGCATGGTGCTTTCCACACCGATGTTCCTTCTCGGCCTCTGGGCGGTGCTGCGCGCACGCCGCGCGGCAAAAATAGCCTAA
- a CDS encoding phosphatase PAP2 family protein, whose protein sequence is MDNDLSHMRITIWVMFVTLALVILFATFPSIDLGFSSLFFSPEGNLWSGREPLPEWFRDTLRELTELATILAFIVLIGNTRLGSLQRTGWRVWAFLCGPVVLCAGLLVNGVLKANIGRARPFSVSDFGGQQLFTPPFQFSTQCFSNCSFSSGETALIASFFLPLCALVWPRLQWRGRVAMGSFAAGAVILMSGLRIAAGGHFLSDVVMSVLFSALTTLFLYRALAIGRHRHLFTSDAVTADTVSLWRNGSHAARVRARRWWPKIKAAATRLQRPPDAGAASP, encoded by the coding sequence ATGGACAATGACCTCTCGCATATGCGGATCACCATCTGGGTAATGTTCGTTACCCTGGCGCTTGTCATCCTGTTTGCGACCTTCCCATCCATCGATCTTGGGTTCTCTTCGCTGTTCTTCTCTCCCGAGGGAAATTTGTGGTCTGGCCGCGAGCCGCTGCCTGAGTGGTTTCGCGACACATTGCGCGAGCTGACGGAGCTCGCCACCATTCTGGCCTTCATCGTCCTTATCGGCAACACCCGGCTTGGCTCCCTGCAGCGCACCGGCTGGCGGGTCTGGGCTTTCCTCTGCGGCCCGGTGGTTCTGTGCGCCGGGCTTCTGGTGAACGGCGTGCTGAAGGCCAATATTGGTCGCGCCCGGCCGTTCAGCGTCAGCGATTTCGGCGGGCAACAGCTATTTACGCCGCCTTTCCAGTTCAGCACGCAGTGTTTTTCCAACTGTTCGTTTTCCTCGGGGGAAACGGCGCTGATCGCTAGTTTTTTCCTGCCGCTCTGCGCACTCGTCTGGCCCCGTCTGCAATGGCGCGGTCGTGTTGCGATGGGCAGCTTCGCCGCCGGCGCGGTTATCCTCATGTCCGGTCTTCGTATCGCGGCCGGTGGGCATTTTCTCAGCGATGTGGTGATGTCTGTGCTGTTCTCGGCTCTCACGACGCTGTTTCTCTACCGGGCGCTGGCAATTGGTCGCCATCGACATCTGTTTACGAGCGATGCCGTCACGGCCGATACAGTCAGCCTGTGGCGCAATGGCAGCCATGCGGCGCGTGTGCGGGCCCGGCGCTGGTGGCCGAAAATCAAGGCTGCCGCCACACGCCTGCAGCGTCCGCCGGATGCGGGTGCGGCATCGCCTTGA
- a CDS encoding class I SAM-dependent methyltransferase, translating to MTTPLAQRIKSLIRLNGPLSVTDYFSLCLADPEHGYYKSREPFGRSGDFITAPEVSQLFGEMLGVFVVHAWQRHGAPAQTQLVEIGPGRGTMMSDMLRVIRRIAPPLYETMRVHLVETSPRLSTIQKETLADHAGRLTWHESFDVVPEGFLLLVANELFDAIPIRQFVKTPQGFRERVVSLDANDELVFSTGLASIDPALLPPQPERQPLGTIFEISPAREAVMTAICQRLSAHGGTALAIDYGHLVAGFGDTLQAMRNHAFDPPLAHPGEADLTSHVDFESLVRTAEATGVHVNGTLRQGDFLYGLGLKERAAALAAKATPDQTLAIAEAVNRLAGEGAGKMGELFKVVAVSSPALHLMPFRAVD from the coding sequence ATGACGACACCGCTTGCGCAACGCATCAAATCCCTTATCCGGCTCAACGGTCCGCTCAGCGTCACCGATTATTTCTCGCTTTGCCTCGCTGATCCCGAACACGGTTATTACAAGAGCCGTGAACCCTTCGGCCGCTCGGGTGATTTCATCACCGCCCCTGAGGTCAGCCAGCTATTCGGCGAAATGCTCGGCGTTTTCGTTGTCCATGCCTGGCAGCGGCACGGCGCACCGGCGCAAACCCAGCTGGTGGAGATCGGCCCCGGCCGCGGCACCATGATGTCGGACATGCTGCGCGTCATCCGCCGCATCGCGCCGCCGCTTTACGAGACGATGCGGGTGCATCTGGTGGAAACCAGTCCCCGCCTTTCCACGATCCAGAAGGAAACGCTTGCCGACCATGCCGGCCGGCTGACATGGCATGAAAGTTTCGACGTGGTGCCCGAAGGTTTCCTGCTCCTCGTCGCCAACGAACTTTTCGACGCCATCCCCATACGGCAATTCGTCAAGACGCCTCAGGGTTTTCGCGAACGGGTTGTCAGTCTCGATGCAAATGACGAGCTTGTCTTCTCGACGGGCCTTGCCAGCATCGACCCGGCCCTCTTGCCGCCGCAGCCTGAACGACAGCCGCTTGGTACCATATTCGAAATTTCACCTGCCCGCGAAGCCGTGATGACAGCCATCTGCCAGCGCCTGTCGGCCCATGGCGGCACAGCGCTCGCCATCGATTACGGCCATCTGGTTGCCGGGTTTGGTGACACCCTGCAGGCCATGCGTAACCACGCATTCGATCCGCCGCTAGCACATCCGGGCGAGGCCGACCTGACGAGCCATGTCGATTTCGAAAGCCTCGTCAGAACGGCCGAAGCGACCGGCGTGCATGTCAACGGCACCCTGAGACAGGGCGACTTTCTTTATGGCCTCGGCCTCAAGGAGCGGGCAGCAGCCCTTGCCGCCAAGGCTACACCCGATCAGACGCTGGCGATTGCCGAAGCGGTCAACCGCCTTGCCGGCGAAGGGGCCGGCAAGATGGGGGAACTTTTCAAGGTCGTCGCCGTTTCAAGTCCCGCGCTTCATCTCATGCCGTTTCGTGCGGTGGATTGA